The following are encoded in a window of Syntrophorhabdaceae bacterium genomic DNA:
- a CDS encoding transporter associated domain-containing protein has product IRDLNNRFNLDLSESPDYETLGGFILTQLQEIPKGGEIILHGIHRFTVVGLEGRRITKVKLDRPKRV; this is encoded by the coding sequence AATAAGAGACCTGAACAATAGATTTAATCTGGACCTTTCAGAATCTCCGGATTACGAAACGCTTGGTGGTTTTATCCTCACGCAACTACAGGAGATACCGAAAGGGGGAGAAATAATACTCCACGGTATCCACAGGTTTACTGTGGTGGGGCTCGAAGGAAGAAGGATTACCAAAGTGAAGCTTGACAGACCCAAAAGGGTCTGA